In Anabas testudineus chromosome 12, fAnaTes1.2, whole genome shotgun sequence, one genomic interval encodes:
- the LOC113158008 gene encoding cytosolic 5'-nucleotidase 1A-like — protein MSDPETPVTVAITSELLFDLQSREPGPVFSFVKALEAANAQIKEHFPETKELFRVILINDNSSDKSLKETLKKTQLDKLIVWPPVSGENLIAKLKENKTHLYLSAKTGFKIHEAVNAGIAAASVFNSTLQQSETPNLPLCVVFDGDAVLFSDESECVTETGLENFFKHEDENVDIPMTEGPLKVFLEALKRLQRKFYDNNKREHCPILTYLLTSRNAGNAGYRALNTLKTWGLGTDQAYFLNGTSKGPLIKMINPHIFFDDQKKHLEAAMKEGKLACLVPRP, from the exons atg TCTGATCCAGAGACTCCCGTCACCGTTGCCATAACATCAGAACTTCTCTTTGATTTGCAAAGCAGGGAGCCTGGCCCTGTCTTCTCCTTTGTCAAG GCTCTGGAGGCAGCGAATGCTCAAATTAAAGAGCATTTCCCTGAAACTAAGGAGCTCTTTAGAGTCATCCTCATCAATGACAACTCATCAGACAAATCTCTTAAAGAAACCCTCAAGAAAACAC AGCTCGACAAACTAATTGTGTGGCCCCCTGTGAGTGGAGAGAACCTCATAGctaaattaaaggaaaacaaaacccATCTATACCTGTCTGCTAAAACAGGGTTTAAGATTCACGAAGCAGTGAATGCAG GTATAGCAGCTGCTAGTGTGTTCAACTCAACCCTGCAACAGTCGGAGACGCCAAATCTTCCACTGTGTGTTGTCTTTGATGGGGATGCTGTCCTGTTCTCTGATGAGTCTGAGTGTGTCACTGAAACCGGGCTGGAAAATTTCTTTAAGCATGAGGACGAAAATGTTGACATCCCAATGACTGAA GGCCCTTTGAAGGTCTTTCTAGAGGCTTTAAAAAGACTGCAGAGGAAGTTTTATGACAACAATAAGCGTGAACACTGCCCCATTCTAACTTACCTGTTGACATCTCGCAATGCAGGCAATGCCGGATACAGAGCTTTAAACACTCTGAAGACATGGGGTCTGGGCACAGACCAGGCCTACTTTCTGAATGGGACTTCCAAAGGTCCCTTGATTAAGATGATCAACCCCCACATCTTTTTTGACGACCAGAAGAAACATCTTGAGGCAGCGATGAAGGAGGGCAAGCTGGCATGTCTCGTGCCACGCCCTTAG
- the LOC113158534 gene encoding cytosolic 5'-nucleotidase 1A-like: protein MYLTCSIVTCNLILPGQCICHSFLFAELNELIVSSLVSGENLIAELLKNKTHLYLSAKTGFKIHEAVNAGIAAASVFNSILQESETPNLPLCVVFDGDAVLFSDESECVTETGLENFLKHEGEKVDIPMTEGPLKVFLEALKRLQRKFYDNNKREHCPILTCLLTARNSGNPGYRALNTLKTWGLGTDQAYFLSGSSKGPLIKMINPHIFFDDQREHLEAAMEEGKLACLVPRPEKNP, encoded by the exons ATGTATTTAACCTGTTCGATTGTCACCTGTAATTTAATTTTGCCTGGTCAATGCATTTGCCATTCATTCTTGTTTGCAGAGCTCAACGAACTAATTGTGAGCTCCCTTGTGAGTGGAGAGAACCTCATAGCTGaattactgaaaaacaaaacccattTATACCTGTCTGCTAAAACAGGGTTTAAGATTCACGAAGCAGTGAATGCAG GTATAGCAGCTGCTAGTGTGTTCAACTCAATCCTGCAAGAGTCGGAGACGCCAAATCTTCCACTGTGTGTTGTCTTTGATGGGGATGCTGTCCTGTTCTCTGATGAGTCTGAGTGTGTCACTGAAACCGGGCTGGAAAATTTCTTAAAGCATGAGGGTGAAAAAGTTGACATCCCAATGACTGAA GGCCCATTGAAGGTCTTTCTAGAGGCTTTAAAAAGACTGCAGAGGAAGTTTTATGACAACAATAAGCGTGAACACTGCCCCATTCTAACTTGCCTGTTGACAGCTCGCAATTCAGGCAACCCTGGATACAGAGCTTTAAACACTCTGAAGACATGGGGTCTGGGCACAGACCAGGCCTACTTTCTGAGTGGGTCTTCCAAAGGTCCCTTGATTAAGATGATCAACCCCCACATCTTTTTTGATGACCAAAGGGAACATCTTGAGGCAGCGATGGAGGAGGGCAAGCTGGCATGTCTCGTGCCACGCCCTGAGAAAAACCCATAG